The Eriocheir sinensis breed Jianghai 21 chromosome 29, ASM2467909v1, whole genome shotgun sequence genomic interval tcttttcttactttttttatctCACCTattaccttttcctccccttttttgtcTGTACCTCTTAGCTTTCTATTTCTACTTTGTTTCCTTCAGCTCAATAAATAAGCTCCTAACATTAAAATTATCCCCCATTTCCCATTTGTTTCCCTTATCTTAGTCAGTCATCTTTTGAGCTTTTCCCtagtctctttttttccccctttatcCTATCCCACAATACATAACAACTTCCTATCATAATGTTCATcccccatttccccttcccttcccttatcttaatACCCCTTTGAGCTTCTCCCTTACTCATATTTCCCTTTATACTTTCCCATAAGACCACATAATACCCACCCATCATATTAGAACCATTCCCCCATTTCACCTAGCCCATACACCTACCCATTTGAGCCTCACCCaagcctccctttccttcccttcccaccaactcacccaaccacccacccacccaccctaataaaataatgccccccccccccccatttcacCCTATTCCCCCGGCCTATAGCTCTTGATGTGAGGGAGTAGGGGGTCCTttagggtgtggtggtgggtgaagcCTTAGCCAGCTGATGTGTGACCTGACGTGCTCCGCGGCCTCCCCCACCAGCGCCAGGAACTCGTCTTCGTCAAAGTGGTAATTGGTGAACTTCTGATGTGCGCCCCCCTCGGGATGGTGACCCTGGGACGAAccgaggaaaaggatgggaaataAGTATCAACTgagcaagaaaataaatgaataaaggatGAATACTGTCTTGCTATAGTATGTACATTCAAGTGAGAAAAgataagttggaaagttttgtttagtcggcgcaacatctgtggtcacatgccggaagAAAAGATAAGTAATGCAAATGAAAGGTAAAGTGTGTGTGGCATGGAccaaggaaaaggatggaaagtatGTGTATGAATCGAGTGTAAAAATGAAATTAATAAAGGATGAAAATTGTAGTGCTATAGTTATGTCCATTCTAGTGAGGACATATAAGTAGTGCAATTGAAAAGCTAAGCGTGTGATGTGAGTTGTGGGTatgtgaggagggggaagaaggagctatggtggaaaggaaaggggatgatgGAAGTGTTAATCGATATCTCAAGTTACTTTTGTTATAATAgtgtcatgttcctcctcctcctccttctcttcctcctcagtcaTTAAATACACTAAACTGTCTAAATCACTTCCAGTCTTCGTTTACTAATGTACCTATTCGTAAAAATCTTGATCACACCAGACatgaacaaataaacacacaaaataataagtATACAAGTTGATtataataaaagttaataagTATACAAGTTGATtataataaaagttaataagTATACAAGTTGATtataataaaagttaataagTATACAAGTTGATtataataaaagttaataagTATACAAGTTGATtataataaaagttaataagTATACAAGTTGATtataataaaagttaataagTATACAAGTTGATtataataaaagttaataagTATACAAGTTGATtataataaaagttaataagTATACAAGTTGATTATAATAAAAGTTAAGCCCAttaataacaaacaaaacaaaacaaaacaaaacaaaacaaaaaagctgAAGACAAACACCCCCTATaaactcctccccttctttcatccctttaccaCTCCCCTTTCAACCCCATAATACACCCCTTTCAACCTCACAACaaccacccccttcacccccactcCACACTCACCTCGTCCTCAGGGGTCAGCTTGGAGGGGTCACGCCAGGTCAGGTACTTGACCCCCCTGATTCTGGCAAGGTCCTGATAACAATTAGCATCCCCGCAGTTGTACCTGGAGGTTGTTAGGGAACCACAGGTGAGGCAGACACAGGGAAGGGGAGTGATCATGTCAAAGGATCTTACTTCATTTATATCTAtacttcatctatctatattatattattctctctctgaCCAATGCCTCTTGTGCACTTTTAAATGACTCAACTCTTTATATTAATCACAAGTACTTATAAGGTCTTACTTCATCTATATCATTCTCTCAGATCAACCTCTCTTACACACTTTTAAATGACTTAACTCTTTATATTAATCACAAGTGCTTATAAGGTCTTACTTCATCAATATTATTCTCTCAGATCAACCTCTCTTACACACTTTTAAATGACTTAACTCTTTATATTAATCACAAGTACTTATAAGGTCTTACTTCATCTATATCATTCTCTCAGATCAACCTCTCTTACACTTTTAAATGACTCAACTCTTTATATTAATCACAAGTACTTATAAGGTCTTACTTCATCTATATCATTCTCTCAGATCAACCTCTCTTACACACTTTTAAATGACTCAACTCTTTATATTAATCACAAGTACTTATAAGGTCTTACTTCATCTATATCATTCTCTCAGATCAACCTCTCTTACACACTTTTAAATGACTCAACTCTTTATATTAATCACAAGTACTTATAAGGTCTTACTTCATCCATATCATTCTCTCAGATCAACCTCTCTTACACACTTTTAAATGACTCAGCTGTTTATATTATTCAGTAGTTAAATGGATCTTACTTCATCAATATTATTCTCTCAGATCAACCCCTCTTGCACACTTTTAAATGACTCAACTGTTTACATTATTCAGAAGTAAAAAGGATCTTATTTCATCTATATTACTCTCTGATCAGTCCCTCTATACACACACAATCGCAAACACACAAAGTCCCATTTTTCTCAATCATTTCAAGGCTTACACACCTACATAAGcaaaggctttcatagaggctcTGAGTATATTTCCAAgggcagttttatgagtctactgatagtttgacaagacttatacaccttgaatgtgaaaaaaaaacttatgagaacccaactaatctccatTATAACCTGtagaaatatttgttgtgggGGCTGAaggcatttaacccggtagcagtgacgggccaaatttgtgccatgatttaaccccccaagaatagatgatacataaactgatcacaaatgctttgatatatattttgaaatggtttgtgtgactgatgattttttctcatttttctcactcagagggaccattaagaaacatgatccccgctgctactgggttaagaatactgaccaaaatacacacacacacacacacacacacacacacacacacacacacaaaaaaaaaaaaaaaaaaagaattcccaCTCACAGCTCAAAGACCACCGCCCagtcaggaaggaagaggaggtgggtaaGGCCAGCCCCGTGCATGCCTATGAAGATGTCACTCCACTGGTCCTGCAGCAGCTGATGGCGGAAGTCCATCTTGTGGGTGTACTCCGCCTAAGAAGAAGTGAGAGAGGCTGGGTGAGGTGAAGGttggagacggaggagaaaagagaggaaaggagagggcaggaggagaggataggagatgtgaggaaagaaaagaggaaaggagcactgagaagaaaaacaaggggaGGTGAGAAATGAAAACGAAGGAGAACagaggtgaaaaaaagaaaagaggaaaggggcactgggaaaaaaaagggggaggtgagaaatgaaaagaaaggagaacagaagtgaaaaaagaaaagagaaaggagaactgggaagaaaaaaaagggggaagagaaatgaaaagaaaggagaacagaggtgaaaaaaaaaagagaaaagatgagaggggaaggaataacATAAAACAGCATAATATAAAGACAAACAAATCAatcttgaatgaaaaaataataaaataacagaaaaatgagtgtactggaagaagaagagaggaggaggaggaataacaataaaccaaaaaaacaatatatgaaaacaaatacatatatcagtcttgaaaaataaagagaaaatcatAGAAAAGTAGGAGTGTATGGAAACCTAAAGCACAAACATGGAGAGAAATTCAGAGCtatagatacacagatacaaAGAATCCAGACTAATAGACACAACAATAAACAAACAGCCCTTACCCTGCGCACTACATAATTCTCATTCCTCTCCAGGGCGTGGATGAGCTGTCGTTCATTGAGGACGCGCCTGTACTTGGTGTCCCGTGAGAGGAGAGTGATGTGTACCCGGCCATCCTCCCGCCCAAACTCCGCCGTCGCCACGCCCAGTCGATGCAGCAGGTGGTGGGAGAAGGCGTGGAATAGGCCGCTCCCCTCACACCCCCACACCTGTTGACGGGAAGGAACGGGTATGGAatcagaggaagggaatggacggATGTGGGGTCAAAGAGAAGGGACAAGTGTGAGATCAGAAGGCAAGGGCATCGCTATCAGTCCTTCTCTCAAACAAAACAGTAATATGTCATCACCAATCACTCTCATCATaatcaagagaagatggcgccactataaacacttgccatgacgggttggggctgactaccatctaggcccctcaaggaaagcctaccggagctataggtatacacataaaaaaaaaataaataaataaataaataaataaataaagagtcaGTCGCACCAATCTCATACAAAGTcagagaagggaagtaaaaaaaagggaagtaaagaggcaAGGGAgtaaactgaacacacacacacacacacacacacacacacagttacaccattattattattgtcatacaGAAACAGAGTGAGGGTGTAAAAAACAGATCACACAACCACGCAAAGGTACATACAATCGGGGTGTTGTAGTAAAGCCCAAAGATCATACGCGGCAGCAGCGGGAACACCACGTTCTTGAAACACACACGCTTGCCTGTGGGGGTGACGAAAACACAAATCACATAAAGAATAATTAATCATATATAATTGCACAGTCAAAACCCAAAACACTGTATGCCAGAAAACTATTGCATCATCTGGCACACATAGACATTGAAAAATAGGTATTATATGAATAAGTTCAGTGTTTTACAAGTAGATGCACGAGTAATCAAGCTAATACTACAAGAATCAGATACatacacaaaggaaaaacaataaaaaagtattACATGAATAAGTATAGATTAGTATGGAGTTTTATACATAGAAACACATGCAAACAAGCTAATACTAAGAGAAGACAAGCAAAAGAATAACATAATATAAAGACAAATGAATCAATcttgaatgaaaaagagaaaaataagagaaaaacaagtgtattggaagacagaagagaggaggaggaggaggaataacaataaaacaaaaaaaaatatggccaGTCAACTTAAGGGAAAGATAACAGTCACTCAATTTAAAGGGAAAGATAATGGCCAGTCAGTTCAAGGGAAACACATACCGGTCACATCGTTGAGGTTCCACAGCTGGTTCTTGGTGAAGGCGTCGAAGGCTGCCCCAAAGTTCGACCAGTAGGGAAGCGTCTCCCAAATGATGATCTATTAGGGATGGACACACACTTAACATATCACCAACATCACTATCAATATCATCATAATCACCAATcactatcatcataatcatcatcagtaGCACCAATTTCCCACAAAGTcagagaagggaagtaaaaataagggaggtaaggaggcaagggaataaactgaacacacactcacacatacacacacagttacaccattattatcaatattatcagtGGCACTTATTTTCCACAAAGGCAGGgtggggaggtaaaaaaaatgaagggaaaaggtagGGGAGtaaaacgcacacacatacacactgttACAGCAAGCCAATCAGGTACGGAGAGATGCAGAAACAGAATGAGAGGTTGAGAGAAAGaagatatacatacacacatacacacagttacAGCAAGCCATTCAGGTACGGAGAGATGCAGAAACAGAATGAGGGgttgagagaaaaaagatatacacacacacatacacacagttacAGCAAGCCAATCAGGTACAGAGAGATGCAGAAACAGAATGAGGGgttgagagaaaaaagatatacacacacacatacacacagttacAGCAAGCCATTCAAGTACGGAGAGATGCAGAAACAGAGAGGTTGAGAGAAagaagatatacacacacacatacacacagttacAGCAAGCCAATCAGGTACAGAGAGATGCAGAAACAGAATGAGGGGTTGAGAGAAAGAAGTCAGTGATGCAccaggaaggagtgaggaggagggggagtgaggggtgggggtAGGTGTGTGTCTGACCTTGTTGTCCCTGGAGAAGGCTGAGTGGTGGGTGGTGTTGAGGTGCTGTGAGGCGTACAGGTTCAGGAAGTCGCAGAAGTGGTGGTACATGTTGACGGCTGTGGGAGAGGAGGACAAGGCAatggttattatttttct includes:
- the LOC127005084 gene encoding EGF domain-specific O-linked N-acetylglucosamine transferase-like, producing the protein MQGVPWVWVCVAVVVLVPGLLGDDRWLHLNLHPEHLPYVLANDPHLAEECRASDTCPFKKHLDRPACWGHEKGCGGGRSYSQPSCPGDARGWVKTKEEQVTTFFKQADFGYVKEQREQLKVYCQPQQQGDSWLECSNHLRFCRGRNIYMDFRPLLHRQEPVHYHMDVLDYGQVGGHCSLDQQLLKTNTDQISPLQSWGPELRHFVELGKQVHRGAPMCDLWIEAPTYLMKIDATVNMYHHFCDFLNLYASQHLNTTHHSAFSRDNKIIIWETLPYWSNFGAAFDAFTKNQLWNLNDVTGKRVCFKNVVFPLLPRMIFGLYYNTPIVWGCEGSGLFHAFSHHLLHRLGVATAEFGREDGRVHITLLSRDTKYRRVLNERQLIHALERNENYVVRRAEYTHKMDFRHQLLQDQWSDIFIGMHGAGLTHLLFLPDWAVVFELYNCGDANCYQDLARIRGVKYLTWRDPSKLTPEDEGHHPEGGAHQKFTNYHFDEDEFLALVGEAAEHVRSHISWLRLHPPPHPKGPPTPSHQEL